One Diospyros lotus cultivar Yz01 chromosome 1, ASM1463336v1, whole genome shotgun sequence genomic window carries:
- the LOC127813574 gene encoding uncharacterized protein LOC127813574 isoform X1: protein MGKEWLSWGGAGSSKRAALGGGGEAQKETTTASAGCMSSVFHLFQLPSFKLDSFLSQQPTVLKGEEGTRNSLEITEERFIKGAMKEEGEAFSIPMGIQIKTSGRSKAAEAPKARTDESELLSPMARTPNLVARLMGLDLLPDPQTPVQNLKQEFGLRQPPSTGRSRSSRSILLDADIIGSRSLPETPRMSAARRSDVDHRFSLQINKENVGASQELEQISAERMKQVIESRVGRKFGMDLSNNLRNRDQRRDGNLVVSQGKNLLYESFSCSPRLKSKNKVKAETTKPSPLSSIPVDSELQQPRPKKEELQSQQDRKRSASERYGPRLRKLPKTLRNKQEEPFVRSPAGAANKSNLSAGKCRKPTLPSKLPSVTAPSLFAVKREPSSPTTKLPQKQNPQVSGALSRKRRTVQYLSSSLGQTYDQKARHPSTARETRHPGTTVGDDGAELQYIKRILKCTGIINNVNTDDVSFPKFHSPAHPLHPSIFHHLELSSVAKHSHLKHRCNRKLLFQLLDELLAEIMKPSMNAHHGRRLKGSQLIEELSSRIRSFVSEDIDGLIEKDFGRKEGEGWGEFEEEGEAIVAELEGEMVDWLVHETAMEVLWGSVTWRSRDPTLSASAALEPSLPRIRATRLGL from the exons ATGGGAAAAGAGTGGCTCAGCTGGGGCGGCGCCGGATCTTCAAAGAGAGCAGCACTAGGCGGCGGTGGCGAGGCTCAGAAAGAAACCACCACTGCTTCAGCTGGATGCATGAGCTCTGTCTTTCATCTCTTTCAGCTTCCCTCTTTCAAGCTTGATTCTTTCCTCTCTCAACAACCCACCGTTCTcaaag GAGAAGAAGGAACAAGGAACAGCTTGGAGATCACGGAGGAGAGATTCATCAAAGGTGCCATgaaagaggaaggagaagcaTTTAGTATTCCA ATGGGTATTCAAATCAAAACAAGTGGTCGATCAAAAGCAGCTGAAGCTCCAAAAGCAAGAACGGATGAATCAGAATTACTATCTCCAATGGCTAGGACACCAAATCTAGTGGCTAGACTAATGGGTCTTGATCTTCTTCCCGACCCACAAACTCCAGTACAGAATCTAAAACAAGAATTTGGACTCCGGCAGCCCCCCTCCACAGGCCGGTCAAGAAGCAGCAGATCAATCCTGTTGGATGCCGATATCATCGGCAGCCGGTCGTTGCCGGAGACTCCAAGAATGTCGGCGGCCAGAAGGTCAGACGTGGATCACAGGTTTTCTCTTCAGATCAACAAAGAGAATGTCGGTGCAAGCCAAGAGTTGGAACAAATCTCAGCGGAGAGAATGAAGCAAGTTATAGAAAGTAGAGTTGGAAGGAAGTTTGGCATGGATTTAAGCAATAATTTGAGGAACAGAGACCAAAGAAGAGATGGAAATCTTGTTGTGTCCCAAGGGAAGAACCTATTATATGAATCATTTTCTTGCTCGCCCAGGCTCAAGAGCAAGAACAAGGTCAAGGCGGAAACCACCAAACCATCGCCATTATCGTCAATACCGGTGGATTCTGAACTACAACAGCCAAGGCCGAAGAAAGAGGAGCTGCAAAGCCAGCAGGATCGGAAGAGAAGTGCGAGCGAGCGTTACGGTCCGCGCCTCAGAAAGCTTCCGAAAACGCTTCGAAATAAGCAGGAGGAGCCGTTTGTTCGATCGCCGGCGGGGGCGGCGAATAAATCAAATCTCTCAGCCGGGAAATGCAGGAAACCGACATTGCCAAGTAAGCTTCCTAGTGTCACTGCCCCAAGCCTTTTCGCGGTAAAGAGAGAGCCTTCTTCTCCGACCACAAAATTACCTCAAAAACAG AACCCACAGGTATCTGGTGCTCTTTCACGGAAAAGGAGGACGGTACAGTACTTGTCTAGTAGTCTGGGCCAGACGTACGACCAAAAAGCAAGGCATCCGTCCACCGCCCGAGAAACCAGACACCCCGGCACCACCGTCGGTGACGACGGAGCGGAGCTTCAGTACATAAAAAGGATTCTGAAATGTACTGGCATCATCAACAACGTCAATACCGACGACGTCTCTTTCCCCAAATTCCACTCTCCCGCCCACCCCCTCCACCCTTCAATCTTCCACCACCTTGAACTCTCCTCCGTCGCCAAACACTCGCACCTGAAGCACCGGTGCAACAGGAAGCTCCTCTTCCAGCTCCTAGACGAGCTTCTCGCAGAAATCATGAAGCCTTCCATGAATGCCCACCATGGTCGTCGACTTAAGGGGTCACAGTTAATCGAGGAACTAAGCTCGAGAATTCGGAGCTTTGTTTCTGAAGACATAGATGGGCTGATCGAGAAAGATTTCGGAAGAAAAGAAGGGGAAGGGTggggagagtttgaagaggaaGGCGAGGCCATAGTTGCAGAGCTGGAGGGGGAGATGGTAGACTGGCTTGTGCATGAAACGGCCATGGAAGTACTGTGGGGGTCCGTCACGTGGCGTTCACGTGATCCGACGTTATCGGCTTCGGCTGCTTTGGAGCCCTCCCTTCCTAGGATTAGAGCCACTAGATTAGGGCTGTAA
- the LOC127813574 gene encoding uncharacterized protein LOC127813574 isoform X2, whose amino-acid sequence MGKEWLSWGGAGSSKRAALGGGGEAQKETTTASAGCMSSVFHLFQLPSFKLDSFLSQQPTVLKGEEGTRNSLEITEERFIKGAMKEEGEAFSIPMGIQIKTSGRSKAAEAPKARTDESELLSPMARTPNLVARLMGLDLLPDPQTPVQNLKQEFGLRQPPSTGRSRSSRSILLDADIIGSRSLPETPRMSAARRSDVDHRFSLQINKENVGASQELEQISAERMKQVIESRVGRKFGMDLSNNLRNRDQRRDGNLVVSQGKNLLYESFSCSPRLKSKNKVKAETTKPSPLSSIPVDSELQQPRPKKEELQSQQDRKRSASERYGPRLRKLPKTLRNKQEEPFVRSPAGAANKSNLSAGKCRKPTLPSKLPSVTAPSLFAVKREPSSPTTKLPQKQVSGALSRKRRTVQYLSSSLGQTYDQKARHPSTARETRHPGTTVGDDGAELQYIKRILKCTGIINNVNTDDVSFPKFHSPAHPLHPSIFHHLELSSVAKHSHLKHRCNRKLLFQLLDELLAEIMKPSMNAHHGRRLKGSQLIEELSSRIRSFVSEDIDGLIEKDFGRKEGEGWGEFEEEGEAIVAELEGEMVDWLVHETAMEVLWGSVTWRSRDPTLSASAALEPSLPRIRATRLGL is encoded by the exons ATGGGAAAAGAGTGGCTCAGCTGGGGCGGCGCCGGATCTTCAAAGAGAGCAGCACTAGGCGGCGGTGGCGAGGCTCAGAAAGAAACCACCACTGCTTCAGCTGGATGCATGAGCTCTGTCTTTCATCTCTTTCAGCTTCCCTCTTTCAAGCTTGATTCTTTCCTCTCTCAACAACCCACCGTTCTcaaag GAGAAGAAGGAACAAGGAACAGCTTGGAGATCACGGAGGAGAGATTCATCAAAGGTGCCATgaaagaggaaggagaagcaTTTAGTATTCCA ATGGGTATTCAAATCAAAACAAGTGGTCGATCAAAAGCAGCTGAAGCTCCAAAAGCAAGAACGGATGAATCAGAATTACTATCTCCAATGGCTAGGACACCAAATCTAGTGGCTAGACTAATGGGTCTTGATCTTCTTCCCGACCCACAAACTCCAGTACAGAATCTAAAACAAGAATTTGGACTCCGGCAGCCCCCCTCCACAGGCCGGTCAAGAAGCAGCAGATCAATCCTGTTGGATGCCGATATCATCGGCAGCCGGTCGTTGCCGGAGACTCCAAGAATGTCGGCGGCCAGAAGGTCAGACGTGGATCACAGGTTTTCTCTTCAGATCAACAAAGAGAATGTCGGTGCAAGCCAAGAGTTGGAACAAATCTCAGCGGAGAGAATGAAGCAAGTTATAGAAAGTAGAGTTGGAAGGAAGTTTGGCATGGATTTAAGCAATAATTTGAGGAACAGAGACCAAAGAAGAGATGGAAATCTTGTTGTGTCCCAAGGGAAGAACCTATTATATGAATCATTTTCTTGCTCGCCCAGGCTCAAGAGCAAGAACAAGGTCAAGGCGGAAACCACCAAACCATCGCCATTATCGTCAATACCGGTGGATTCTGAACTACAACAGCCAAGGCCGAAGAAAGAGGAGCTGCAAAGCCAGCAGGATCGGAAGAGAAGTGCGAGCGAGCGTTACGGTCCGCGCCTCAGAAAGCTTCCGAAAACGCTTCGAAATAAGCAGGAGGAGCCGTTTGTTCGATCGCCGGCGGGGGCGGCGAATAAATCAAATCTCTCAGCCGGGAAATGCAGGAAACCGACATTGCCAAGTAAGCTTCCTAGTGTCACTGCCCCAAGCCTTTTCGCGGTAAAGAGAGAGCCTTCTTCTCCGACCACAAAATTACCTCAAAAACAG GTATCTGGTGCTCTTTCACGGAAAAGGAGGACGGTACAGTACTTGTCTAGTAGTCTGGGCCAGACGTACGACCAAAAAGCAAGGCATCCGTCCACCGCCCGAGAAACCAGACACCCCGGCACCACCGTCGGTGACGACGGAGCGGAGCTTCAGTACATAAAAAGGATTCTGAAATGTACTGGCATCATCAACAACGTCAATACCGACGACGTCTCTTTCCCCAAATTCCACTCTCCCGCCCACCCCCTCCACCCTTCAATCTTCCACCACCTTGAACTCTCCTCCGTCGCCAAACACTCGCACCTGAAGCACCGGTGCAACAGGAAGCTCCTCTTCCAGCTCCTAGACGAGCTTCTCGCAGAAATCATGAAGCCTTCCATGAATGCCCACCATGGTCGTCGACTTAAGGGGTCACAGTTAATCGAGGAACTAAGCTCGAGAATTCGGAGCTTTGTTTCTGAAGACATAGATGGGCTGATCGAGAAAGATTTCGGAAGAAAAGAAGGGGAAGGGTggggagagtttgaagaggaaGGCGAGGCCATAGTTGCAGAGCTGGAGGGGGAGATGGTAGACTGGCTTGTGCATGAAACGGCCATGGAAGTACTGTGGGGGTCCGTCACGTGGCGTTCACGTGATCCGACGTTATCGGCTTCGGCTGCTTTGGAGCCCTCCCTTCCTAGGATTAGAGCCACTAGATTAGGGCTGTAA